One genomic region from Aphelocoma coerulescens isolate FSJ_1873_10779 unplaced genomic scaffold, UR_Acoe_1.0 HiC_scaffold_142, whole genome shotgun sequence encodes:
- the LOC138100803 gene encoding serine/threonine-protein kinase pim-1-like, with amino-acid sequence MVVVSIHELASSMDDRTYWQCHSAGDTLDEDGWPRTLSETCQPAEGAEPVDRSPSSLGLTDFNNTGATLTTDVARESPEVQVGAQPDPGEPSQEQVAEQQELYQLGPQLGSGGFGTVFSGIRLSDGSPVAIKRVARESTVSSSQPDGTRVPMEIVLMEKVGSGCHNIIQLLDWFELPDNFLLVMERPEPSQDLLAFLLEQGFLCEEMARWLFCQVLEAVRHCTACGVLHRDIKPENLLVDPESGDLKLIDFGCGTFLQEQAFTRFAGTHMYSPPEWICLGCYHGHSATIWSLGVLLYVMVCGNMPFQEDRDIVSGQLFFWQQVSPECQHLIRWCLSKHPADRPALEEILRHPWVRGRRL; translated from the exons ATGGTTGTGGTCTCCATCCACGAGCTGGCTTCCAGCATGGATGACAGGACATactggcagtgccacagtgctggggacaccctcGATGAAGATGGGTGGCCCAGG ACGCTCAGTGAGacctgtcagcctgcagaaggtgcagagcctgtggacaggtctcccagctcccttggactcacggACTTCAACAATACGGGcgcaaccctgacaactgacgtggccagggaaagcccagaagtccaagtgggagcccagcccgatccaggggagccttctcAGGAGCAGGTGGCGGAGCAgcaa gagctgtaccagctgggccctcagctgggcagcggtggcttcggcaccgttttctcgggcatccgcctctcagACGGGAGTCCG gtggccatcaaacgcgtggcccgggaga gcactgtctcctcctcacagcccgacggcacccgtgttcccatggagatcgtgctcatggagaaggtgggctctggctgccacaacatcatccagctcctcgactggtttgagctgcctgacaacttcctgctggtgatggagcgtccggagccatcgcaggatctcctggccttcctgctggagcaggggttcctgtgcgaggagatggcgcgctggcttttctgccaggtgctggaggccgtgcggcactgcaccgcctgcggcgtcctgcaccgggacatcaagccagagaatctcctcgtggacccggagagcggcgacctgaagctcatcgacttcggttgcggcaccttcctccaggagcaggccttcacgcgatttgccg gaacacacatgtacagcccacccgagtggatctgccttggctgctaccacggccattcggcaaccatctggtccctgggtgtgctgctgtacgtcatggtctgcgggaacatgCCCTTCCAGGAGGACCGTgacatcgtgtcggggcagctcttcttctggcagcaggtctctccag agtgccaacatctgatccgctggtgtttgtccaagcaccctgcggacaggccagcgctggaggagatcttgcgccacccttgggtgCGGGGcaggcgtctttga